The Thermococcus sibiricus MM 739 DNA window CCAAAATGGCCAGAACACTTATAGAAAATGCCAAGGCGTTAAGATAGATATTTCTAATTCCAGGAAGGTTATATTCATCAAGAAATACTATATATGAGCTTGAAAGCCAGTAACCAGCAAATAGAGTACTTAAAACAGTCGCTATAAAGAGACCGATCCCAATAAACGGATTTTCTTTTTTTATCTCTTGAGCCGGGAAGATGTACAAAACAACTTTTCCTTCCTTCTTCTTTAAAGCGCCCCAATATCCAATACTTTCAAGTTCCTTGAGAACTTTTTCAAAATTACTTTCTCTTATTTCCAAAACCTCAAAAGCAGTCACATCCCCCCTCGACTCCGTTTTACCCAAAGAATAGAAGTTGCTAAGTTTTTCAATCAAATCTTTTGCTGGTTCTTCTTCCACAACAGGAGTGATTTCAAACCCTACAATAACCATGTCTCCGCCGCATTTCGGGCAGGCCTTTTCCAAGAGAGCATCATTTGATTCCATTACCTCTCTATGGCCACAGTCGATGCATTCATAAACACCTTTCGGCATTTTTCTCACCACTAAAAAGAGTAGGAGGGAGTACTTAAAAACTATTCCTCTACATTAACTTCGCCTTTATCCGCATCGACTTCAATAATTTGACCGCTTCTTATTTTGCTTGTGTCTATCTTGTCCACCATAGGGATCCCAGCTATTATTGCGCCGGTAGCAACTATCGTTTCAGCTTCCTCCACCACTATGGCCTTAGGGGCAACGCCATTTTTCTTTAGCTGATAGACAATGTATGAACCTACAGTTGAACCCTTTCCCCGAGGGAAGACAAGAATCTTGTCTTTAACGTTCTCCCCTCTTATATCACTCTCAACATCTATGATTACTCCCGTGTTAGGGTCGACACCTCCCAAAAATGATAGCGGCCTCCTAGAAACCAACGCAGTGCCCCTGACCTTACCTCCAAAGATTTTCCTTCCTTTGAGTCTCATTTTATCACCTCATGGAGC harbors:
- a CDS encoding DUF126 domain-containing protein — translated: MRLKGRKIFGGKVRGTALVSRRPLSFLGGVDPNTGVIIDVESDIRGENVKDKILVFPRGKGSTVGSYIVYQLKKNGVAPKAIVVEEAETIVATGAIIAGIPMVDKIDTSKIRSGQIIEVDADKGEVNVEE